One stretch of Pedobacter riviphilus DNA includes these proteins:
- a CDS encoding DUF502 domain-containing protein: MNKVGKAILNYLIKGLLIVVPIAVSIFIVVWAVTTVDSWLNVNNILGVNPNTGESRNIPGLGLLTVLAIILLAGIFVTNLVTEPMYNWFQRIMQRLPLLNFIYSSIKDLTEAFVGDEKKFNHPVLVEVEGGLKKIGFLTQNDLHKLNLPDEVAVYFPLSYSFAGQLCIVRRDKVTDLHMTAADAMKLVVSGGVSGL; this comes from the coding sequence ATGAACAAAGTCGGGAAAGCTATTTTAAACTATTTAATTAAAGGTTTATTAATTGTTGTACCCATTGCCGTAAGTATTTTTATTGTAGTTTGGGCGGTTACAACTGTTGATAGCTGGTTAAATGTAAACAATATTTTAGGGGTAAACCCTAATACAGGAGAAAGCCGGAATATTCCTGGCTTAGGTTTGTTGACGGTTTTAGCTATTATTTTGCTTGCTGGCATTTTTGTAACCAATCTGGTAACCGAACCTATGTACAATTGGTTCCAGCGGATCATGCAGCGTTTACCTTTACTTAATTTTATCTATTCATCTATAAAAGATTTAACAGAGGCTTTTGTTGGCGATGAAAAGAAATTTAACCACCCCGTGCTGGTTGAGGTAGAGGGAGGCCTAAAAAAGATTGGCTTTTTAACTCAAAACGATCTGCATAAACTCAACCTTCCGGATGAAGTTGCAGTATACTTTCCACTTTCTTACTCTTTTGCAGGCCAGCTTTGCATTGTAAGAAGAGATAAGGTAACTGATTTGCATATGACAGCAGCTGATGCCATGAAACTGGTGGTTAGCGGTGGCGTAAGTGGACTATAA